A segment of the Zingiber officinale cultivar Zhangliang chromosome 8B, Zo_v1.1, whole genome shotgun sequence genome:
AAAAGAGAGAATGATTTACatcaataaaaatgataaaatacgACTAAAATAACCAAACATGCTAATAGTTATTGTTAACTTTTACTACTGTTGTAAAAATAGTGTGCATTCCAATTCTTAACATAGTGAATACTGAACCTATTCAACGGGAACAAGGAGAAAGCTCAAAATGGTAATGGCACCAATAGTAAATCACTACAATGAAATACATTGTGGTTAAACCTAATGATTACAATTTGTGGTCTTACAGTTCATTTAATGTGCATTTCATTCACACTTTCAGATTGTAGTTAGAGAACAAAAAGGAAAGtattcaaatgttcaaaattgaCAACAAATAAATTTGCtaagaaaattataaaatgaaacattaattgtttaaaaaaaggaaaaggcTTGTTAGTGTACTTTAGTACATTGAGTTCATTAAAACGATATGTGTGTTAAATTCACAGGCATACATTGCAACAAGCTCCCATCAAAGAGCTATATGACATTGTCCCAACTTTTATTCCATCAGCCTTTGCATCTTGCAAGATTTTGAAGGCAGCATCTACCTTCCCCGCATGCCCAGCAACATCAATTAGAGTGCTAAGGAACATCTGCATGGCACACTATGGATAATAAGAAACAAATATTCCTCCCCACTGATTCAAGGTAATAAGTGATCGGCAAAATTGGTATAAGCAAgttaaatatgcaaatcaacaaTTCGTGATTAACAAATATATAATTGCATAATGAAACAAATTCATGTTTTAGAGGGAAAAAAAAGATGAATACACCTTCTTCTTTTTTCCTTAAGCCCATGTATGAACTATGAATTGTACCAAATGTCAATGCTCTAGCGATGCACCATTCTGGAATGATAAATATCAAGATAAACTATATTCCGTAAACAGATGGTGCTTCTAATAGTTCCATCACACAATTGAAATAACAAGGGAAAGTTGATGGTTTGAACTTTGAAGTTAATACTTAATACCCAACTAattagtaacattatttagcacGTGCAAGATTTTCAACCCAAAAAAAAAGTCAATGCTCATTGAACCATCATTGTGTCAGATGCCACATGTCTGCATGGTTCCATATGCTAGGAATTTTCACtgcatgttttatttttcatttctagTGTCAAATCGACACACTTGaattttttcatttattatatcaAATTGGCATGTTTTCTTTCAATTAATATAGCAAGTAACCAAGTAATGTAGGATATATACCTTCCTTCCTGAACCAGTCTTTCGAAGAAAATATATCAAAGAACCAATAGCATATCGCTTGGATCATGCAGTATTTTTCACTTGACTACTGTATAACCTTAAATCTGTCCAAACTAGCCAATTTTAGAATTTGTCCAAAGTGGTTTAGATCAGCATGGGTGAAGTAAAGTTGTACAtaatttggaaaaataattttaaaattaccgtATCTCTTCATTACTAAATATTCTCTAAGATAATGTAAAACTAGATGTGGACAATTAGAGATGTGCTAAATATGGGCATTTGGCAGAGGCTTGGTtcatattatagataactattctaAAGAACAAAGAGACATTCAGAGGGCTATTGTCCTGCATCATAGTCGGGAATATGTATAGAATTTGAACATTTCCATCTCAAAGCATCCTTCTTTGAAGATAAAGAGATATGGCCAAATAAAGAGAATATCAATTCACATTTGAAAATGGGAGCTACTTGCTTGGTGAATGAAAAGTACCTCATCAGGTCTCACACCATTTCTTTTCATATCATCATAAATTCCAAGACCAAATTCCAAATCACCTATCTGACTACAACTTCTGACAGCAATAGTATAAACTTCTGGAGTGCCTGTTATGTTATACTCTTGAAGCATTTTATATACTTCACGAGTTCGATCAACCTTACAAGGTCCATTAGTTAGAGACTCATAGGCAAAATAGACAGTAGTAGTTAGGACTTAGGAAAACCACATAAAAAAATGGCACATACCTGATCAGCTTTAGTGCATGCCTTGATCAGAGCACCAATAGTAACATGATCAGGATCTATTGGTTTGGGCTCAGCTCTCATCTCTGATAAAACATCAAAGGCACGATCAACTGCTCCTGACTCACCACATGCAGTTATCAGGGCATTAAATACAACTCGATCAGGCTGCACTTTCTACTGGCAAATAAAAACCCTGTTAAGTATATGAACAATAATCATAGGAAAAGATTAACAAGtattgaaatttttttgaaagtATTCAAATTAAGAACAAAATTACCAATAGAGCAGAGCTAGAGATGAAATGTttatcaccataccttagatctcATAATCCCATAGGCCCCAAAAGCTTTAGCCACTTGTCCTGCCCTTGCACAACCATCAATAAGTGCCCCATATGTGTTGACATTAGGCTCTATTCCAGAATTTACCATTTCATGGAAAACCTATGCCAAAAAATCTTTGAGATTTTGCAtaaatcattaaaaattaaagCAATCATACTgagtattttttttatactgCTTCGCATTAGAACTTTAATTGACTCTAATTGGAATGCTAAACAAATTCATGGATAGGGTGGTATAGATCATTGGCCTACTTGCATACAAGACCAGTTTTGATCATATCAATGTGGATAAAAATCAGATGAGACTGCAAAGAGATGCTCACAATAGCAAAGTGAGATAATACTTTCAATCCTATGATTTCTGTTTAAATATAGTGGTTTAATTATATCTTATAGAAATTACCTTTGTGTCAAGTTTAAAATCAATGCAAGCATACACCAGGTTGTTGAAGCAAAGGTGTTCCATGTCCATGGATTGTCTTAAAGAAGTGTTAAACACCTATAATCCCAAATGAAGAGTATCAAGATGTATTGAGCTCCACTCCGTTATATCATGGTACCGACGTGGGGTAATGCCTCTAGATGCTCCAAAGAGCTGTGCTGACACAAAGGTACTCCATGCCCATGGAATGTGTCAAAGCAACAGAGCTCCACATTCATAGTCACACATGGGAATGTGTAGAAATCCTTTGAGAGCTTATGCAATTGAGGTGCCTCCTATTTAGCAAGTATGGGATTAACTGAGTTCTCCCTCAAGGTTTCTCTAAGGAAAAGCATTGTTGTGACCTGTGGCCAATATAATATAACAAATCTAAATTTCCACATTCATTTCTTAATTTTATCACAAGCTAAGGTTCTTCTGAAATTAAGATAGTCACTTCACAAGAGACAAAGGAAGAAGTGAGAGAAAACAAGATAGTGACCATCCCAACTATTTGAGATTGGCTAACCCATTCATAACACAAGAGAGCATGTTAGATTAAAGTAATTATTAATAGACTAACTAATTATGTCTCTACTCTCTAAGTTGAAAATCTCAAGTCATGCTATCTGATAAACACAATACAGTTTTGATACTATATCATGTCGTGTTAATATGATTTAAATACTTATTTAATAGAATTAttaataatagaaaaattaattttagttagcataagttataatttttaattattttatttagttaataattaattagattgcAATTACATGTTTGTTCTTATGTTTATATTTGTTGATTAATTTGATCACCTTagttcttaaaattaaaaatgttttCAATAACTTATGTTTTAATTTTTGGCTTTACTATCTTATAAATTGTATAGttcttttatttcataataaTTTACGCTTATAATCTATTCAATTTTTGCAAGTAGAATGTTGGAATGAATAACGAAAAAAACATGAGCTTCTCAAGTCCAATAGCTTCTCTCACTcaatctctcttctctctctttacATTGCTCCCGATGTCAATGCCAAGCACTTTGCGTGCTGCTTGACGAGCAGAACAGTGAATTTCTTCCCATGCAGGCACTTTATACTTTGCTGCCTACTGCATCATTCTTTCCCGCTAGTAAAATTCACCTCTAGCAAGTAGAGTTGAAGATGTGTGATTAGATCTCCATTACAATTAACCAAATGAGTAAGGAGAAAACTCAAATAATATTTTACTTGCAGCCATTATGGTCATTGAATGCTACACAGGATGATTAtgtatagaaattaaaaaaagaaatgaaTCTGCACACAAAACTATAAACCCTTATGGAAAGCAGCCACTAACAGTGAAAGCACTTTACATTTACATTAAAGCAAAAACTAATTACTAATTAAATCTATACTGCATCACACTACTTTAATAGGTGTGGCCTCCAAGTTAAATCAGAAGAATCGAAAAAGTAGATGAAGCATACTATCCATTCAAAAATAATTATAGATGTGTCTTCATTTTGCAATGATGCTAAGAATTTCTTAAGCTTAATTAATAATTGTCTCCAAAATATTCCATCCCTTTAGTATAtctaggagattaaaagtaaccATTGTTTTAATAACTACAGAAATAACATGTCAAACAATTACAAATAAACCATCTAAAaccaaaaccttttatagaaaatcTAGAAAATTGTAATTTTATTGACGTGTTGATGAATATAGAAGAAATCCATACTTCAAACATAGCATCAACTTTTCCACTTTTCGCACAGGTTGATATCAGTGTAGTGTAAAGTTTACAATCCGGTTTAAGTGCAGCCTCCTTGATCAGAAGCATAACTTGGACAGCTCCTAAAAGAAAACAGAGCCTACTCATTATAACTTGCAAACGATAAGAAGTACCATTTGTACTTTTCTCTAAGTACCATTTTTTATGTCTTCTTTAGAACAGGCCAAATTCAGAGCTCGAACAAATTACCTTCATAGTCTTGTGAGTTAGCACAGACAGATAAAAGCGTATTAAAAGTGCTCATCGTCGGGTTTTGGATTAACTTGCAAAACTGAAAAGCTTCTTTAACAGCCTTCTGACTCTTACAAGCATTTAGAAAACTCATATGATGGACCTGAAAAGATAAGGATCAGCAATCAGTATTTTGAAACTTGAACCAATTAAACAAAAGAACTACATAATACTGCCAGTTTTCAATGACCTTGTTCATATCCAACAATCCCATTCTTTCTGTGTTCTCCAACAAGTCAATGCATTCTTTGAGCCTGATAAGACAAATGTCTTTTGATTAATTTGATTGGAGGATAAAATAGACTTGGAAGTTCCCATTGCTATAATGAGTTTTTTGCTCCATTATGCCAGAGAATAAGAAGAGGATCTACTTCGAAACATATATCCATAAAATCAGACGATAATGTAAAGTAGATGATACCTGCCAGCTCTCAAGAGATGATTGTAGGTTCTTAACCATTGAGAAAAACCATTTGTACTTTTCTCTAAGTTCCCATTCAACTGAGGGAACCTAGACAAGAGTGAATCATTCCTTTCACGCCTCAGTTTTTTTGTCATATCTTGAGTATGTCCATTCATTTTGTTCAGtactttttcttctctttctgaAGCATCCTTAAAGCGTGCACGAGGTGATTGTATTTTTGTATTGTCTGAATAAAATGCATTATTCACTTGCAAATTGTAAGAAGACATTTCGCATGATGCAGGAACATAGATATTAGCAAAGACTACTTGAGTAAATAGAACTATGGATCCGTCTTAAAGTTTACCTGTAAAATAATAGCTTTTTGCAAGGACATTCTGAACCTTCAGGTCATGTGAAGACTGACCATGTAAACTATTGTTAGGGAGAAGAATAAATTGAAGTGGCTCTGCAATCAAGCTTCTAAAGCGTGATATTGATCTTAAGTCAAGCTCTTCCTCTTTGCCACAAACAGAAGTTTCTTGGCAATTAACACCAGAAGGGAAGGAATTATTACAGCTGGTGGATACAGTGTGACAAGGACCAATACCTTTTTTGACAGCATTATGCTGCTTCCTGTCTGAAATAGTGGAGTGCATACCTTTCTCTAGATGAAATTCCTGAGGCAtctcaaaagttttattttttccctCATATACAAATTGATTATGTCGACTGATTATAAACTCTCTTGAAGCATCTGCTTTTCTCCTAATAGCAGCATCATCCTTGCAGGGTTTGAAGAAGAAAGTATCACAAACTTTTAGACCTGAAAACTGACAATTTAGCACAAAAGCTAAAAGTTAGCTTATCAACAATTTTCAGCATCTTCGCACGATGATACTTTCTTGAAAAAAACTAATCAAATATTAAAATCAGCAAAACCTAATGTCATTCTGACACTAACAAGTATTTAAATGGCTAGCATGCAAAATACTACATGGAATATGTAATCCCCTCTTCAATAATCACCCAAGTTGATTCTAGGATAATTTGATTAGTGAGAAATGAATCCAACCAATAGCATGACTGGATGGGCAGGACAAACCATTTCTCCATTACTACTAATAATGGCTGTGTGCATTCCAGTGAATTTCCAGAGGTATGCTTAAAGGTGGGAGATTGTGGTGACTCTGCCTACATTGCCATAAGTTTGGAGTTCAATTAGCAATTTAGAGTTAGGAAAGTGTATTTGAGTTACAATGAACAACTTCATCGGGAAAAAAAATCCTTTGATAGTGACTACTCCGTGGCATAATTCATACAATTTTTTATGCAATTTTAGGCTTGGGTAGTGACCGAATCCAATCATGTGGATGCatataaaatgaaaatttatatCCTACATAGAA
Coding sequences within it:
- the LOC122015803 gene encoding pentatricopeptide repeat-containing protein MRL1, chloroplastic-like isoform X3; the protein is MEVAFSAKPHTPIFYVPLPFPHSISNRLEFLRRGSHSRPSSGLRPLKRSKKSELKIHPSRCLYDDFSYEESVIAVAAVAAAFTAFQLMHTKKRSESLHFSGLKVCDTFFFKPCKDDAAIRRKADASREFIISRHNQFVYEGKNKTFEMPQEFHLEKGMHSTISDRKQHNAVKKGIGPCHTVSTSCNNSFPSGVNCQETSVCGKEEELDLRSISRFRSLIAEPLQFILLPNNSLHGQSSHDLKVQNVLAKSYYFTDNTKIQSPRARFKDASEREEKVLNKMNGHTQDMTKKLRRERNDSLLSRFPQLNGNLEKSTNGFSQWLRTYNHLLRAGRLKECIDLLENTERMGLLDMNKVHHMSFLNACKSQKAVKEAFQFCKLIQNPTMSTFNTLLSVCANSQDYEGAVQVMLLIKEAALKPDCKLYTTLISTCAKSGKVDAMFEVFHEMVNSGIEPNVNTYGALIDGCARAGQVAKAFGAYGIMRSKKVQPDRVVFNALITACGESGAVDRAFDVLSEMRAEPKPIDPDHVTIGALIKACTKADQVDRTREVYKMLQEYNITGTPEVYTIAVRSCSQIGDLEFGLGIYDDMKRNGVRPDEMFLSTLIDVAGHAGKVDAAFKILQDAKADGIKVGTMSYSSLMGACCNAKNWNKALELYEEIKTLRLLPTVSLLNALITSLCDADQLLKCVEVLDKIKKMGVQPNEITYSVLIVACERNGEAELAFTLFGEAKRDYILPNLIMCCCLTGLCLYSFKKAYSLGEPIVNFNSGRPQIDSKWAWIKVEGFNSSSWTSLAIMVYRETIQAGVIPTIEVFSQVLGCLQFPRDCSLRNKFIENLGSHFDASKFANVSTLLDGFGEYDIRSFSILEEATSLGLIPRVSMKDNPLIVDARKLQIHTVEVYLLMILKGLKHRLAAGARLPNITILLPTEKTQIEILKEERSIRLAGR
- the LOC122015803 gene encoding pentatricopeptide repeat-containing protein MRL1, chloroplastic-like isoform X2; the encoded protein is MEVAFSAKPHTPIFYVPLPFPHSISNRLEFLRRGSHSRPSSGLRPLKRSKKSELKIHPSRCLYDDFSYEESVIAVAAVAAAFTAFQLMHTKKRSESLHFSGLKVCDTFFFKPCKDDAAIRRKADASREFIISRHNQFVYEGKNKTFEMPQEFHLEKGMHSTISDRKQHNAVKKGIGPCHTVSTSCNNSFPSGVNCQETSVCGKEEELDLRSISRFRSLIAEPLQFILLPNNSLHGQSSHDLKVQNVLAKSYYFTDNTKIQSPRARFKDASEREEKVLNKMNGHTQDMTKKLRRERNDSLLSRFPQLNGNLEKSTNGFSQWLRTYNHLLRAGRLKECIDLLENTERMGLLDMNKVHHMSFLNACKSQKAVKEAFQFCKLIQNPTMSTFNTLLSVCANSQDYEGAVQVMLLIKEAALKPDCKLYTTLISTCAKSGKVDAMFEVFHEMVNSGIEPNVNTYGALIDGCARAGQVAKAFGAYGIMRSKKVQPDRVVFNALITACGESGAVDRAFDVLSEMRAEPKPIDPDHVTIGALIKACTKADQVDRTREVYKMLQEYNITGTPEVYTIAVRSCSQIGDLEFGLGIYDDMKRNGVRPDEMFLSTLIDVAGHAGKVDAAFKILQDAKADGIKVGTMSYSSLMGACCNAKNWNKALELYEEIKTLRLLPTVSLLNALITSLCDADQLLKCVEVLDKIKKMGVQPNEITYSVLIVACERNGEAELAFTLFGEAKRDYILPNLIMCCCLTGLCLYSFKKAYSLGEPIVNFNSGRPQIDSKWTSLAIMVYRETIQAGVIPTIEVFSQVLGCLQFPRDCSLRNKFIENLGSHFDASKFANVSTLLDGFGEYDIRSFSILEEATSLGLIPRVSMKDNPLIVDARKLQIHTVEVYLLMILKGLKHRLAAGARLPNITILLPTEKTQIEILKEERSIRLAGRVGQAVGSLLRRLGLPYQGDESYGKLRINGLALRRWFQPKVTSSSFPGKPADMISTTARLAKGIAKQQRDIRISQNLSLE
- the LOC122015803 gene encoding pentatricopeptide repeat-containing protein MRL1, chloroplastic-like isoform X1 is translated as MEVAFSAKPHTPIFYVPLPFPHSISNRLEFLRRGSHSRPSSGLRPLKRSKKSELKIHPSRCLYDDFSYEESVIAVAAVAAAFTAFQLMHTKKRSESLHFSGLKVCDTFFFKPCKDDAAIRRKADASREFIISRHNQFVYEGKNKTFEMPQEFHLEKGMHSTISDRKQHNAVKKGIGPCHTVSTSCNNSFPSGVNCQETSVCGKEEELDLRSISRFRSLIAEPLQFILLPNNSLHGQSSHDLKVQNVLAKSYYFTDNTKIQSPRARFKDASEREEKVLNKMNGHTQDMTKKLRRERNDSLLSRFPQLNGNLEKSTNGFSQWLRTYNHLLRAGRLKECIDLLENTERMGLLDMNKVHHMSFLNACKSQKAVKEAFQFCKLIQNPTMSTFNTLLSVCANSQDYEGAVQVMLLIKEAALKPDCKLYTTLISTCAKSGKVDAMFEVFHEMVNSGIEPNVNTYGALIDGCARAGQVAKAFGAYGIMRSKKVQPDRVVFNALITACGESGAVDRAFDVLSEMRAEPKPIDPDHVTIGALIKACTKADQVDRTREVYKMLQEYNITGTPEVYTIAVRSCSQIGDLEFGLGIYDDMKRNGVRPDEMFLSTLIDVAGHAGKVDAAFKILQDAKADGIKVGTMSYSSLMGACCNAKNWNKALELYEEIKTLRLLPTVSLLNALITSLCDADQLLKCVEVLDKIKKMGVQPNEITYSVLIVACERNGEAELAFTLFGEAKRDYILPNLIMCCCLTGLCLYSFKKAYSLGEPIVNFNSGRPQIDSKWAWIKVEGFNSSSWTSLAIMVYRETIQAGVIPTIEVFSQVLGCLQFPRDCSLRNKFIENLGSHFDASKFANVSTLLDGFGEYDIRSFSILEEATSLGLIPRVSMKDNPLIVDARKLQIHTVEVYLLMILKGLKHRLAAGARLPNITILLPTEKTQIEILKEERSIRLAGRVGQAVGSLLRRLGLPYQGDESYGKLRINGLALRRWFQPKVTSSSFPGKPADMISTTARLAKGIAKQQRDIRISQNLSLE